From the genome of Vicia villosa cultivar HV-30 ecotype Madison, WI linkage group LG2, Vvil1.0, whole genome shotgun sequence, one region includes:
- the LOC131653162 gene encoding probable transcriptional regulator SLK2, producing the protein MAPSRVAGGLAQSSSSSGIFFQGEGQSHNLVNSHLSSSLVNSSNTVPGTGHSNLGPVPGDMNNAILNSVANSAPSVGASSLVTDANSALSGDRHMQRSASINGDSYLRLPASPLSFTSNNISISGSPAMDGSSVVQQNSHQDQNAQQLQQNQQKLQGGSSSMHMPASQTGSSSHQMGAQVAGSFIQDPNSISHLLKKRRLDIKPDDIMQQQVIQQLLQRQDPTQFQGRNPQLQAMFQQQHRLKQQQIFQSLPQAQRMQLIQQQQQQQQQQQQQMQRQQIQQQMMQPSAGVKRPYDGGVGGVCSRRLMQYLYHQRQRPSDNSIAYWRKFVAEYYSPRAKQRWCLALYSNPGHHTAGVLPQATTHAWHCDICGAKSGRRGFEATFDILPRLNVVKFDGGVIDELLFLDLPREIRFASGLMMLEYTKAVQECVYEQLRVVREGQLRIVFTQDLKIFSWDFCVRRHEELLPRKLVAPQVNQLVQVAQKCQSTISESGSDGVSQHDLQSNSNMVLTAGRQLAKSLELQSLNDLGFSKRFVRTLQISEVCNNMKDLIDISSDQDIGAIESLKNYSQFSTASKHQMQKMQEMEQAANAQGLPSDRNTLNKLMALNPGSNNHITNNHNNMGNRGALTGPSQAALAMSSYQNILMRQNSMNSSPSSLHREGSPFNNPNQSPSSASLQGAGAAAIIPGSMQNSPHNSSGGFSNQHISAQQQQQRQQQQQQHLQQRSLSANNLPQQNHSQGPQGNQSLQQQMIQQLLQDMSNNNGGGVQQQSHSGPNVSGNMAKNNNLGFAGQTPPTTGGGGGGSTSGPANNGPVSRSNSFKAASNSDSSAAAGGGSNTGFNQRSSDMPPQNLALQDIASDFANDFADNPFFNSDLDDNLGFNWKT; encoded by the exons ATGGCACCTTCTCGGGTGGCAGGAGGTTTAGCCCAATCATCATCAAGTTCTGGAATTTTCTTTCAAGGAGAGGGACAGTCGCATAATTTAGTTAACTCTCACTTGAGTTCATCTTTAGTTAACTCGTCTAATACTGTACCTGGAACTGGTCACTCCAACCTTGGTCCAGTTCCTGGGGATATGAATAATGCAATTTTGAACAGTGTTGCAAACTCAGCACCAAGTGTTGGAGCCAGTTCTCTAGTCACGGATGCGAATTCTGCACTCTCGGGTGACCGCCATATGCAAAGAAGTGCAAGCATTAATGGAGACTCGTACTTAAGATTACCTGCCTCGCCTTTGTCATTCACATCGAATAATATTAGTATTTCTGGGTCACCTGCAATGGATGGTTCATCTGTTGTACAGCAGAATTCTCATCAAGATCAGAATGCTCAACAATTGCAGCAGAATCAGCAGAAGCTTCAGGGTGGTTCAAGTTCTATGCATATGCCTGCTTCTCAAACTGGATCGTCTTCGCACCAAATGGGTGCACAAGTGGCAGGATCTTTCATTCAAGATCCAAATAGTATATCTCACTTGCTGAAAAAACGTAGGCTGGATATCAAACCAGATGATATAATGCAACAACAGGTAATACAGCAGCTTCTTCAGAGACAAGACCCCACACAATTCCAAGGACGGAATCCACAGTTACAGGCTATGTTTCAGCAACAGCATAGACTTAAGCAACAACAAATCTTTCAGTCATTGCCACAGGCCCAGCGGATGCAATTGATACAACAACAGCAGCAACAGCAACAACAGCAGCAGCAACAAATGCAGAGGCAGCAAATACAACAACAAATGATGCAGCCCTCGGCTGGTGTGAAGCGGCCATATGATGGTGGTGTTGGAGGCGTATGTTCCCGTCGATTGATGCAGTACCTCTATCATCAAAGACAGCGACCAAGT GATAATAGTATTGCGTATTGGAGAAAATTCGTGGCTGAATATTATTCTCCTCGTGCAAAGCAACGGTGGTGCTTGGCATTATATAGTAACCCTGGACACCATACAGCTGGTGTTTTACCGCAAGCAACTACA CATGCTTGGCACTGTGACATATGTGGAGCTAAATCTGGAAGAAGGGGATTTG AGGCAACTTTTGATATACTACCCAGACTTAACGTAGTCAAATTTGATGGTGGAGTGATCGATGAACTTTTGTTTTTGGACTTGCCACGCGAAATAAGATTTGCGTCTGGTTTGATGATGTTAGAATATACAAAAGCAGTTCAAGAGTGTGTGTATGAGCAGCTTCGTGTTGTTCGTGAGGGTCAACTTCGTATTGTATTTACTCAAGACCTAAAG ATATTTTCTTGGGATTTCTGTGTAAGACGCCACGAAGAACTTCTCCCTCGAAAGTTAGTTGCCCCACAG GTCAACCAATTAGTTCAGGTGGCTCAAAAATGCCAAAGTACAATTTCTGAAAGTGGGTCAGACGGGGTATCTCAGCATGACTTGCAATCAAACAGCAACAT GGTCCTAACTGCTGGGCGCCAGCTTGCGAAGAGTTTGGAGCTACAATCACTAAATGACTTGGGCTTTTCAAAAAGATTTGTGAGAACTTTACAG ATTTCTGAGGTTTGCAATAACATGAAAGATCTAATTGATATCAGTTCTGATCAAGATATCGGAGCAATTG AGAGTTTGAAAAATTATTCGCAATTTTCAACCGCGTCAAAGCACCAAATGCAAAAGATGCAGGAGATGGAACAGGCAGCAAATGCTCAAGGTCTCCCATCTGATCGAAATACACTTAATAAACTGATGGCATTGAATCCTGGATCAAACAATCATATAACCAATAATCACAACAATATGGGCAATCGCGGTGCTTTGACTGGGCCATCACAAGCTGCTTTGGCAATGTCCAGTTATCAGAATATTCTCATGAGGCAAAACTCGATGAATTCAAGTCCTAGCTCACTTCATCGAGAAGGGTCCCCTTTCAATAACCCGAACCAAAGTCCCTCGTCAGCTTCTTTGCAAGGTGCTGGTGCTGCTGCTATAATCCCCGGCTCTATGCAGAATTCACCTCACAACAGTAGTGGTGGTTTCTCAAATCAGCATATATCCGCACAACAACAACAGCAGCGGCAACAGCAACAGCAACAACACCTTCAACAGCGCTCGTTAAGTGCGAATAATTTACCTCAACAAAATCACTCACAAGGacctcaaggaaatcaatcactGCAACAGCAGATGATCCAGCAACTACTACAAGATATGTCAAATAACAACGGCGGGGGAGTGCAACAACAGTCTCATAGTGGACCCAATGTAAGTGGGAATATGGCAAAGAATAATAATTTGGGTTTTGCGGGACAAACTCCACCCACAACCGGAGGAGGCGGCGGCGGCTCTACCAGCGGTCCAGCAAATAACGGACCTGTTTCAAGGAGTAATAGCTTCAAAGCAGCTTCAAACAGTGATTCTTCTGCAGCAGCTGGTGGAGGAAGCAACACAGGATTCAACCAGAGATCATCTGACATGCCCCCGCAGAATCTTGCATTGCAAGACATAGCTTCCGATTTCGCCAATGATTTTGCTGATAACCCCTTCTTTAACAGTGATCTAGACGATAACCTGGGTTTTAACTGGAAGACATGA
- the LOC131647583 gene encoding amidase 1-like has protein sequence MESISKIGGGGSFMEHFILQPNHAPNLPLNSLTFSIKDMYDVKGRVSSFGNPDWAKTHLAATCTAPTILNLLEAGATCVGKNIMDEMAYSIMGENIHYGTPKNVTAPDRVPGGSSSGSAVAVASELVDFSMGTDCIGSSRVPASYCGVFGIRPSHSLVSSSGVIPMAQSLDTVGWFARDPKILNKVGSVLLKFPEIHHVKPAQIIIADDCFELSSIPYKALTSLIIKAVEKLYGGGVLKHQNIGSYVNDAVPSLESFSMYNIPPIVALSSAMQYLERYEFKKNHGEWVTAVNPKLGPGISDSVYEALRISGKQIDTCYSVFKESRDAITNLLGDSSVIMMPTVSGPPPKLKTNISELKNFLSRAFSLQSIAGTSGCCQVSIPIGKYNDVPISISLLASHGADGFLLSLVDKLYEVMQGEEVVN, from the exons ATGGAATCAATCTCAAAAATTGGAGGTGGAGGATCATTCATGGAACATTTCATTTTACAACCCAACCATGCACCTAATCTTCCTTTGAACTCACTTACATTTTCAATCAAAGACAT gTATGATGTGAAAGGACGTGTGTCTAGTTTTGGAAATCCTGATTGGGCAAAGACTCATCTAGCTGCTACTTGCACTGCTCCAACTATTTTGAACTTATTAGAAGCTGGTGCCACTTGTGTTGGTAAAAATATCATGGACGAAATGGCTTACAG TATAATGGGAGAGAATATACATTATGGCACGCCGAAAAATGTGACTGCTCCAGATAGGGTTCCTGGAGGATCTTCAAGTGGATCTGCTGTTGCAGTTGCTTCAGAGCTTGTGGATTTCTCTATGGGAACAGATTGCATAGGAAGTAGCAGAGTTCCAGCATCCTATTGCGGTGTTTTCGGTATCCGTCCTTCACACAGTCTTGTCTCATCATCAGGAGTTATTCCTATGGCACAGAGTTTGGATACCGTAG GATGGTTTGCAAGGGATCCAAAGATTTTGAACAAAGTTGGAAGTGTACTTCTGAAATTTCCGGAAATACATCATGTGAAACCTGCTCAAATAATTATTGCTGATGATTGTTTTGAGCTTTCAAGCATTCCATACAAAGCTCTTACATCACTCATCATCAAAGCAGTTGAGAAGTTATATGGAG GTGGTGTTCTAAAGCATCAAAACATTGGCAGTTATGTGAATGATGCAGTTCCAAGTTTGGAAAGTTTTAGCATGTACAACATTCCACCAATAGTCGCACTTTCAAGTGCCATGCAATATCTTGAAAG GTATGAGTTCAAGAAAAACCATGGTGAATGGGTTACTGCTGTCAACCCTAAACTAGGACCTGGAATTTCTGACAGTGTATATGAAGCTCTAAGGATAAGTGGAAAACAAATTGATACTTGTTATTCTGTGTTTAAAGAATCTCGTGATGCTATTACTAATCTTCTTGGA GATTCAAGTGTTATTATGATGCCAACGGTTTCAGGTCCGCcgccaaaactcaaaacaaataTATCAGAATTGAAGAATTTTCTCTCAAGGGCTTTTAGCTTGCAGTCCATTGCTGGAACATCTGGATGCTGCCAG GTGAGTATACCAATTGGGAAGTATAATGATGTTCCTATATCAATCTCATTGTTGGCTAGTCATGGAGCAGATGGATTCTTGCTTAGTCTTGTTGACAAACTTTATgaagttatgcaaggggaagaagTAGTAAACTAA